A region from the Cryptosporangium arvum DSM 44712 genome encodes:
- a CDS encoding nitrilase-related carbon-nitrogen hydrolase translates to MTRSIGMLVVDGTGARVGYRKQYLGGGEGAVFTAGTGPAVIEVDGWRLGLAICKDTGVEQHAADTAALGIDVYVAGVLETAEDFDVPAERAARIARAHGVPVAIASFAGSSGEGFARAAGGSGVWAADGSLLARAGTRTGEIVQVTFA, encoded by the coding sequence GTGACGCGGTCGATCGGGATGTTGGTGGTGGACGGGACCGGGGCGCGGGTCGGGTACCGGAAGCAGTACCTCGGTGGGGGCGAGGGGGCGGTGTTCACGGCGGGGACGGGGCCGGCCGTGATCGAGGTCGACGGGTGGCGGCTCGGGCTGGCGATCTGCAAGGACACCGGCGTGGAGCAGCACGCCGCCGACACCGCCGCGCTCGGCATCGACGTGTACGTCGCCGGTGTCCTGGAGACCGCCGAGGACTTCGACGTGCCCGCCGAACGCGCGGCCCGCATCGCCCGGGCGCACGGCGTGCCGGTCGCGATCGCGAGCTTCGCCGGATCCAGCGGCGAAGGCTTCGCCCGGGCCGCCGGCGGCTCGGGGGTGTGGGCCGCCGACGGCTCGCTACTCGCCCGCGCGGGTACCCGCACCGGCGAGATCGTTCAGGTCACGTTCGCCTGA
- a CDS encoding ATP-binding protein: MAAPAVARAATSDDLDAVARAAAESVDVPIGLVTLVDGEWMRFAGAFGLVGALAESRRILVSESFCQDVVASDAPVVMRDTENDPRSRPTGAAVRVGAYLGVPLRARDGTAFGVLCAIDGRPRDWTPAEVGALRGVATAATNLPGLFTELPAETAPADGPPHSLFLQALLDSLNTAVFACDAAGYTMFGNPALQRMLDLAEELPTDAAAIAGDRLRDADGQPLPHDRHPSARALAGEPVRDVVLRLARPGRPPRTLIANAERITVAGAVLGAVVALHDATDQQRAQRFRECSLAVSRALVEADRVAEAARQVVDAVARSLHWPHAELWLADPVTDVLRPAASWTDGELDRPGLMSTALGPGEGLAGTTWQTGEPVWVPDIATETRFDVEGAARRKLRTALAVPVRSAEAVVGVLAIYADTLDEDRIALTAHLVGIAAHVGHYLERRRAEELALQLARTKDDFLALVGHELRTPLTSITTYAQLLSDNPDCWTSDGPQLLGVITRNTQSLTAIIDDLLDLAGLESGHITIRPSDTDLAELTREGIETVRVAADRREITVEADLPERVALHGDPQRLRQMLDNVLSNAVKYSHRGGRVTVALVEEAGVAKLSVADTGIGIPPDERDRLFQRFFRSSTARDNGVPGTGLGLVVTRAIVERHGGRISATHTDPGTTMVIRLPIA; encoded by the coding sequence GTGGCGGCACCAGCAGTAGCTCGAGCTGCCACCAGCGACGACCTCGACGCGGTGGCGCGCGCGGCGGCGGAGTCGGTCGACGTCCCGATCGGGCTGGTGACGCTCGTCGACGGGGAGTGGATGCGTTTCGCCGGCGCGTTCGGCCTGGTCGGGGCGCTGGCGGAGTCGCGGCGCATCCTGGTGTCCGAATCGTTCTGCCAGGACGTGGTGGCCAGCGACGCGCCGGTCGTCATGCGCGACACCGAGAACGACCCGCGCTCGCGGCCGACCGGCGCCGCGGTGCGGGTCGGCGCGTACCTGGGGGTGCCGCTGCGCGCGCGTGACGGCACGGCGTTCGGCGTCCTCTGCGCGATCGACGGGAGGCCCCGGGACTGGACGCCGGCCGAGGTCGGGGCACTCCGCGGTGTGGCCACCGCGGCGACGAACCTCCCCGGGCTGTTCACCGAGCTCCCCGCGGAGACCGCGCCCGCGGACGGGCCTCCGCACAGCCTCTTCCTGCAGGCTCTGCTCGACAGCCTCAACACCGCGGTCTTCGCGTGCGACGCCGCCGGCTACACGATGTTCGGCAACCCGGCCCTGCAGCGCATGCTCGACCTGGCCGAGGAGCTGCCCACCGACGCGGCCGCGATCGCCGGTGACCGGCTGCGCGACGCCGACGGGCAGCCGCTGCCGCACGACCGGCACCCGAGCGCCCGGGCGCTGGCCGGCGAACCGGTCCGCGACGTCGTGCTGCGCCTGGCCCGTCCCGGTCGCCCGCCGCGCACGCTGATCGCCAACGCGGAGCGCATCACGGTGGCCGGTGCGGTGCTCGGCGCCGTCGTCGCGCTGCACGACGCGACCGACCAGCAGCGGGCCCAGCGGTTCCGGGAGTGCTCGCTCGCCGTCTCCCGTGCGCTCGTCGAGGCCGACCGGGTCGCGGAGGCCGCGCGCCAGGTCGTCGACGCGGTGGCGCGGTCGCTGCACTGGCCGCACGCCGAGCTCTGGCTCGCCGATCCGGTCACCGACGTGCTGCGCCCGGCCGCGTCCTGGACCGACGGCGAGCTCGACCGGCCCGGCCTGATGTCCACGGCGCTCGGTCCGGGGGAAGGGCTGGCCGGGACGACCTGGCAGACCGGCGAGCCGGTGTGGGTGCCCGACATCGCCACCGAGACCCGGTTCGACGTCGAGGGCGCGGCCCGGCGCAAGCTGCGTACCGCGCTCGCCGTGCCGGTGCGCAGCGCCGAGGCCGTCGTCGGCGTGCTGGCGATCTACGCCGACACCCTCGACGAGGACCGGATCGCCCTGACCGCCCACCTGGTCGGCATCGCCGCCCACGTCGGCCACTACCTGGAGCGGCGGCGGGCCGAGGAGCTGGCGCTGCAGCTGGCCCGCACGAAGGACGACTTCCTCGCGCTCGTCGGCCACGAGCTGCGCACGCCGCTCACCTCGATCACGACCTACGCCCAGCTGCTCTCCGACAACCCGGACTGCTGGACGTCCGACGGGCCGCAGCTGCTCGGCGTCATCACCCGCAACACCCAGAGCCTGACCGCGATCATCGACGACCTGCTCGACCTGGCCGGGCTGGAGTCGGGTCACATCACGATCCGGCCGTCCGACACCGACCTGGCCGAGCTGACCCGGGAGGGCATCGAGACGGTCCGGGTCGCCGCCGACCGCCGGGAGATCACGGTCGAGGCCGATCTGCCGGAGCGGGTCGCGCTGCACGGCGATCCCCAGCGGCTGCGCCAGATGCTCGACAACGTCCTCTCCAACGCGGTGAAGTACAGCCACCGGGGCGGACGGGTGACGGTCGCGCTCGTCGAGGAGGCGGGGGTGGCGAAGCTGTCGGTCGCCGACACCGGCATCGGTATCCCGCCCGACGAACGCGACCGGCTCTTCCAGCGGTTCTTCCGGTCGTCGACGGCCCGGGACAACGGGGTTCCCGGCACCGGGCTCGGTCTGGTCGTGACCCGCGCGATCGTCGAGCGGCACGGTGGGCGGATCAGCGCCACCCACACCGACCCCGGCACCACGATGGTGATCCGCCTTCCGATCGCCTGA
- a CDS encoding PPOX class F420-dependent oxidoreductase, which yields MSDDTGFDLHGLLASARLGVLATIKSDGRPQLSPVTPYYDRENDTIYVSMTEGRAKTVNLRRDPRASLEVTAEDGWAWATAEGTGTLVGPGTDPDGPEVEALVDYYRAAAGEHPDWDEYRSVMVSDRRVLLKLRVEKVYGAKIR from the coding sequence ATGAGCGACGACACAGGGTTCGACCTGCACGGCCTCCTTGCCTCGGCTCGGCTCGGGGTACTCGCCACGATCAAATCCGACGGACGCCCCCAACTCTCCCCGGTGACCCCCTATTACGACCGTGAGAACGACACCATCTACGTGTCGATGACCGAGGGACGGGCGAAGACCGTCAACCTCCGGCGTGACCCTCGGGCCTCGCTCGAGGTCACCGCCGAGGACGGGTGGGCCTGGGCCACGGCCGAGGGCACCGGCACGCTCGTGGGGCCGGGTACCGACCCGGACGGGCCCGAGGTGGAGGCGCTCGTCGACTACTACCGCGCGGCCGCCGGGGAGCACCCGGATTGGGACGAGTACCGGTCGGTGATGGTGTCGGACCGACGCGTCCTGCTGAAGCTCCGGGTCGAGAAAGTCTACGGCGCCAAGATTAGGTGA
- a CDS encoding DUF6412 domain-containing protein: MVSPWSRAVVTLWALAGLLVLFQPNTGVLAFVAVALLAALALRRVGIQLPTLTPPRLAAGARRAASRGAPRHRDPDARGHSRPRAPTTLLAA; this comes from the coding sequence ATGGTCAGCCCTTGGTCCCGTGCGGTGGTCACGCTCTGGGCACTCGCCGGCCTACTGGTGCTCTTCCAGCCCAACACCGGCGTGCTGGCCTTCGTGGCCGTCGCCCTTCTCGCGGCATTGGCTCTGCGCCGGGTCGGCATCCAACTCCCGACCTTGACCCCACCCCGCCTCGCCGCCGGCGCCCGCCGCGCCGCCTCCCGAGGCGCCCCTCGCCACCGAGACCCCGACGCCCGCGGCCACTCCCGCCCCCGAGCGCCCACCACCCTCCTAGCCGCGTAG
- the yidC gene encoding membrane protein insertase YidC yields the protein MTDPFSTPEGLMPFDLPILYAHAAVEWGSALLTPLAGSAATAVAIVLATLGVRLLLLPLTFRQIAVERRRAALAPRVQKLRDRHADDPLRALTEVSALYRDEGVGTLTTMGPLVLQAPFFLTLFSLFRLPTVGGAPNGLLGHELGGVPLGDHWLDGSLLGVHSVVFVVLFGLFLVLATVGARRLRRLGQPAWLGFAPYVSVVFAITVPLAAVLYLLTSTLWTTLENAVLRDRLRRT from the coding sequence GTGACCGATCCGTTCTCGACCCCGGAGGGTCTCATGCCGTTCGACCTGCCCATTTTGTACGCTCATGCCGCCGTGGAGTGGGGTAGTGCTCTGCTCACACCGCTGGCTGGGAGTGCCGCGACCGCCGTCGCCATCGTGCTCGCCACGCTCGGGGTGCGGCTCCTGCTGCTCCCGCTCACCTTCCGGCAGATCGCGGTGGAACGGCGTCGCGCCGCTCTCGCACCGCGGGTGCAGAAACTCCGCGACCGGCACGCCGACGATCCGCTTCGTGCGCTGACCGAAGTGTCGGCGCTCTATCGCGACGAGGGTGTCGGCACGCTCACCACGATGGGCCCGCTGGTGCTCCAGGCCCCGTTCTTCCTCACGTTGTTCTCGTTGTTCCGCCTCCCCACCGTGGGCGGCGCGCCCAACGGGCTGCTCGGGCACGAACTCGGCGGCGTGCCGCTCGGTGACCATTGGCTCGACGGCTCGCTGCTCGGCGTCCACAGTGTGGTTTTTGTGGTGTTGTTCGGGCTGTTCCTCGTGCTCGCCACCGTGGGTGCGCGGCGGTTGCGCCGGCTGGGGCAGCCGGCCTGGCTGGGGTTCGCGCCGTACGTGTCGGTGGTGTTCGCGATCACGGTACCGCTGGCGGCGGTGCTCTACCTGCTCACGAGCACACTGTGGACAACGCTTGAGAACGCGGTGTTGCGCGATAGGCTCAGGCGAACGTGA
- a CDS encoding dienelactone hydrolase family protein, protein MGARSVQIPTPDGVADAFVAQPDGDGPWPAVLFYMDAFGVREVLTDMARTIADDGFVVLLPNLFYRSGTAPLFDTSGLATPEGRREVFGSARPMIAALTAEAVKGDAAAYLDFLAAEPSVKPGPVGVTGYCMGGRLAVRTAIAFPDRVGAVASFHAGGLVTDEPDSPHRQVTGAGVEYYFAHAENDHSMTPANVTALNDALDAAGVRFKSEIYEGTEHGFTMSDSDVYDPMSLERHWRNLLELFERRL, encoded by the coding sequence ATGGGCGCCAGGTCAGTGCAGATCCCCACCCCCGACGGCGTCGCCGACGCGTTCGTGGCCCAGCCCGACGGTGACGGTCCGTGGCCGGCGGTGCTCTTCTACATGGACGCGTTCGGCGTCCGGGAAGTGCTCACCGACATGGCCCGCACGATCGCCGACGACGGGTTCGTGGTCCTGCTGCCGAACCTCTTCTACCGCAGCGGCACCGCACCGCTCTTCGACACGTCCGGGCTGGCCACGCCGGAGGGCCGGAGGGAGGTCTTCGGGTCGGCCCGGCCGATGATCGCCGCGCTGACCGCGGAGGCCGTCAAGGGCGACGCGGCCGCCTATCTGGACTTTCTCGCCGCGGAGCCGTCGGTGAAGCCGGGCCCGGTCGGGGTCACCGGCTACTGCATGGGCGGCCGGTTGGCGGTGCGTACCGCGATCGCGTTCCCCGACCGGGTCGGCGCGGTGGCGAGCTTCCACGCCGGTGGGCTGGTCACCGACGAACCCGACAGCCCGCACCGGCAGGTCACCGGCGCCGGCGTCGAGTACTACTTCGCGCACGCCGAGAACGACCACTCGATGACGCCGGCGAACGTGACCGCGCTCAACGACGCGCTGGACGCCGCCGGTGTCCGGTTCAAGTCGGAGATCTACGAGGGCACCGAGCACGGCTTCACGATGTCCGACAGCGACGTCTACGACCCGATGAGCCTGGAGCGCCACTGGCGCAACCTGCTGGAACTGTTCGAGCGACGGCTCTAG